A genomic segment from Pistricoccus aurantiacus encodes:
- a CDS encoding tRNA(Met) cytidine acetyltransferase TmcA — MIENQSLSAGLAALKAQLNARRHRALLWLSGSEALCRSRGLALWEATTWAAPLWIGVQAPSSIAALPAAKARTRLGQEHALIVFDAVSQGAGFDPDAFGALSGTVKAGGLLVLLTPERWRYGTCTPDADYARLAHWPWQPEQLSAHYLLRLGRRLQDMAGVCHWPAEQALPGVPVFREPTEGTDASPPQGSNCLSQDQARAVERLVKLRRRRPLVLSADRGRGKTAALGIAAAQRLDKERELWVTAPRAAAVAPLFERLAALLPDGERTDNRFTQDNRRVRFLAPDAVLEALDEAPDNGAPPTLFVDEAAAIPAALLGRWLDAFPRIAFATTVHGYEGTGRGFQLRFRERLDRRTPDWRALHLDQPIRWGSGDPLEAATRDLLLLDAEPADGQAVSEALNQHELRLIWLDPAVLATREPALGELFGLLVQAHYRTTPADLRQLLDGPDIRLLAAYFGDTLVGVCQLQREGGFPEELASAIWLGKRRPRGHLLAQSLAAHGGWQHAAKTSWWRIVRIAVHPAARRRGIGQRLMQEAGTQALDQGIERLGVSFGADKGLLAFWRRLGFVSLRIGLTREAASGEHSIMMGKPLTPASQAIVESMAGDFQQLLPSLLGHELARLEPDIAAALLQEGPAPVIDSQDMAKIEWFAMGGGELALVRPWLARAWLSWLRRGPWKADVTPALFALAKPLFQATLSAGNSKKENLACWRRLAKKLHEELAKQTP; from the coding sequence ATGATCGAAAACCAATCCCTGAGCGCGGGGCTTGCGGCACTGAAGGCCCAGCTGAATGCAAGGCGTCATCGCGCCCTGCTATGGCTAAGCGGCTCGGAGGCTCTGTGCCGTAGTCGCGGGTTGGCGCTATGGGAAGCGACGACCTGGGCCGCGCCGCTGTGGATAGGCGTTCAAGCGCCGTCTTCGATCGCGGCCTTGCCCGCCGCCAAGGCGCGCACCCGACTGGGGCAGGAGCACGCGCTGATCGTTTTCGATGCGGTCTCCCAAGGCGCCGGCTTCGACCCGGATGCCTTCGGCGCGCTGTCCGGTACCGTCAAGGCCGGCGGCCTGCTGGTACTGCTGACCCCGGAACGCTGGCGGTACGGGACTTGCACGCCGGATGCGGATTATGCCCGCCTGGCCCACTGGCCCTGGCAGCCGGAGCAATTGAGCGCGCATTATCTCCTGCGTCTGGGTCGGCGGCTGCAAGATATGGCCGGGGTTTGCCACTGGCCGGCGGAGCAGGCGTTGCCCGGCGTTCCTGTTTTTCGGGAACCCACCGAGGGGACAGACGCAAGCCCGCCGCAGGGGTCGAACTGCCTGAGCCAGGATCAGGCCCGAGCGGTGGAGCGGCTGGTCAAGCTGCGTCGGCGCCGTCCCTTGGTGCTGAGCGCGGATCGCGGTCGCGGCAAGACCGCCGCCCTGGGAATTGCCGCGGCTCAAAGACTCGATAAGGAGCGGGAACTATGGGTCACCGCACCCCGAGCCGCCGCGGTGGCACCGCTGTTCGAGCGCCTGGCGGCGTTACTGCCGGACGGCGAACGAACCGATAATCGTTTCACGCAGGATAATCGGCGGGTGCGCTTCCTCGCTCCGGACGCGGTACTGGAGGCTCTCGATGAGGCACCTGACAATGGGGCGCCACCGACCCTGTTCGTCGACGAGGCGGCGGCGATTCCCGCCGCGCTGCTGGGGCGCTGGCTGGACGCTTTCCCGCGTATCGCCTTCGCTACCACGGTACACGGCTACGAAGGCACAGGTCGCGGCTTCCAGCTGCGTTTTCGCGAGCGGCTCGACCGCCGGACCCCGGACTGGCGCGCCCTGCATCTCGACCAGCCGATTCGCTGGGGCTCCGGCGATCCTCTGGAAGCCGCCACTCGCGATCTCCTGCTGCTGGACGCGGAACCCGCGGATGGACAAGCCGTCAGCGAGGCGCTGAACCAGCACGAGCTGCGCCTGATCTGGCTGGATCCTGCCGTTCTGGCAACCCGGGAACCGGCGCTTGGTGAGCTGTTCGGCCTGCTGGTGCAGGCTCACTATCGCACCACGCCGGCGGATCTGCGCCAGCTTCTCGACGGGCCGGATATCCGCCTGCTGGCCGCCTATTTCGGAGACACGCTGGTCGGCGTCTGCCAGCTGCAGCGAGAGGGCGGTTTCCCCGAGGAACTTGCCAGCGCCATCTGGCTCGGCAAGCGCCGACCCCGTGGCCACCTGCTGGCCCAGTCCCTGGCCGCCCACGGCGGCTGGCAACACGCCGCGAAGACAAGCTGGTGGCGGATAGTGCGTATTGCGGTACATCCGGCAGCCAGGCGGCGCGGTATCGGCCAACGCTTGATGCAGGAAGCGGGAACGCAGGCGCTTGATCAAGGTATCGAGCGCCTGGGGGTGAGTTTCGGCGCGGATAAGGGGCTGCTCGCCTTCTGGCGGCGGTTAGGGTTCGTCAGTCTTCGAATCGGTCTGACCCGGGAAGCCGCCAGCGGCGAACACTCGATCATGATGGGCAAGCCGTTGACCCCAGCCAGTCAGGCAATAGTCGAGAGCATGGCAGGCGACTTTCAGCAGTTGCTGCCGAGCCTGCTGGGTCATGAGCTGGCGCGCTTGGAGCCGGATATCGCCGCGGCGCTGTTGCAAGAAGGCCCGGCGCCGGTCATCGATAGCCAGGACATGGCAAAGATCGAATGGTTTGCCATGGGCGGCGGGGAACTGGCCCTGGTGCGCCCTTGGCTGGCTCGGGCCTGGCTTTCCTGGCTTAGACGTGGGCCATGGAAGGCCGACGTCACTCCGGCGCTTTTCGCCTTGGCAAAACCCTTGTTTCAGGCAACCCTGAGTGCAGGAAACTCCAAAAAGGAAAATCTGGCATGCTGGCGACGGCTGGCGAAAAAATTGCATGAAGAGCTGGCGAAACAAACGCCATGA
- a CDS encoding nuclear transport factor 2 family protein: protein MNGMTHDDMQALFDAFNRHDIDAVMAYFHDDIVFETVSGPETYGTRIEGKQAVSEQFENTWGTMPDVQWLNGKHYVAEDRIVSESTFVATRPDGKRVHADGVDLFTFRDGKIVGKQAFRKQRPPFDPA from the coding sequence ATGAATGGAATGACCCATGACGACATGCAGGCGCTGTTCGATGCGTTCAACCGCCATGATATCGACGCGGTGATGGCTTACTTCCACGATGACATCGTGTTCGAGACCGTCTCCGGCCCCGAGACGTACGGTACTCGCATCGAGGGAAAACAAGCTGTCAGCGAGCAGTTCGAGAACACCTGGGGCACGATGCCCGATGTCCAATGGCTGAACGGCAAGCATTACGTCGCGGAGGATCGTATCGTCTCGGAATCGACCTTCGTTGCGACCCGACCCGACGGCAAGCGTGTTCATGCGGACGGTGTGGATCTATTCACGTTCCGCGATGGCAAGATCGTGGGCAAACAGGCATTCCGCAAGCAGCGTCCGCCCTTTGACCCCGCCTAG
- a CDS encoding NAD(P)/FAD-dependent oxidoreductase yields MATPQPYYPHYDPLRDTSPGTGMDYAPTYWRYHAGEPPENDGPVNANMEADVVLIGAGFTGLATALFLAREYGIKATVLEANQIGWGCTSRNGGQGHLAWGRLSRSQWVKKWGADTARRLHANSLEGFEVFKAMAEDPAIDCDPQHQGNLLIAHSKQAFEGLKSESDLCNSVLDYKTRLLDRNTVLDEYIGDQECHGALLEPVGIPVQPLKLAYGYARVARKLGAKIHTASPVQSWTTEGGVHYLRTPGGVVRTRTVGIATAGYTSPNLHKLTAYRNMPIMANSVWTRTLTDDEIEACGFRSTMIVTDTRKLRHYYRYLPEKRLQIGTRSAISGADAQNPKHLRTVQEAIARKFPALEGIETPWFSHGWMDISHDMMPRIVQPDSKQQVFYAQGYSGNGVSFSAYASKKLAALIAGGTIAESDLPIFSSPLPSHPLRPIRRLGQRALYKYFQLLDSVR; encoded by the coding sequence ATGGCTACACCTCAGCCGTATTACCCGCACTATGATCCACTGCGTGACACTTCTCCCGGAACGGGAATGGATTACGCACCGACCTACTGGCGCTATCATGCCGGTGAACCGCCGGAAAACGACGGCCCGGTAAACGCCAATATGGAAGCGGATGTCGTGCTGATCGGCGCGGGGTTCACCGGCCTTGCCACCGCGCTATTTCTTGCCCGCGAATACGGCATCAAGGCCACCGTCCTGGAAGCCAACCAGATCGGCTGGGGCTGTACCAGTCGCAACGGCGGCCAAGGCCACCTGGCCTGGGGGCGCCTTAGCCGTAGTCAGTGGGTGAAGAAGTGGGGCGCCGATACCGCCCGCCGCCTGCACGCCAACAGCCTGGAAGGCTTCGAGGTCTTCAAGGCCATGGCCGAAGACCCGGCAATCGACTGTGATCCGCAGCACCAGGGCAATCTGCTTATCGCCCATAGCAAGCAGGCGTTCGAAGGGCTGAAGAGCGAGTCCGATCTGTGTAACAGCGTGCTGGATTACAAGACCCGCCTGCTAGATCGCAACACGGTTCTCGATGAATACATCGGCGATCAGGAGTGTCACGGCGCCCTGCTCGAGCCGGTGGGTATCCCCGTGCAGCCGCTGAAACTGGCCTATGGCTATGCCCGGGTGGCGCGCAAGCTAGGTGCCAAGATACACACCGCCAGCCCGGTTCAGAGCTGGACGACCGAAGGCGGCGTGCATTATCTGCGCACCCCGGGAGGGGTCGTCCGCACGCGTACCGTGGGTATCGCCACCGCCGGCTATACCAGCCCGAACCTGCACAAGCTCACCGCCTACCGAAACATGCCGATCATGGCCAATTCGGTGTGGACGCGCACCCTGACGGACGACGAGATCGAGGCCTGCGGCTTCCGCTCGACGATGATCGTCACTGATACCCGCAAGCTGCGTCACTATTACCGCTATCTGCCCGAGAAACGCCTGCAGATCGGTACCCGCAGCGCCATCAGCGGGGCGGACGCCCAGAACCCCAAGCACCTACGCACCGTGCAAGAAGCCATCGCGCGCAAGTTTCCCGCCCTTGAAGGCATTGAAACGCCCTGGTTCTCTCACGGCTGGATGGATATTTCCCACGACATGATGCCTCGCATCGTGCAGCCGGACTCGAAGCAGCAGGTGTTCTATGCCCAAGGTTACAGCGGAAATGGCGTGTCGTTCTCGGCCTATGCCTCGAAAAAGCTGGCGGCCTTGATCGCCGGTGGGACCATTGCCGAGTCCGATCTTCCCATCTTCAGCTCGCCGTTGCCCAGCCATCCGTTGAGACCGATTCGCCGGCTGGGGCAGCGGGCGCTGTACAAGTATTTCCAGCTGTTGGATAGCGTGCGCTGA
- a CDS encoding cupredoxin domain-containing protein: protein MKTVPIGKIALYGLLLMMFAAVTQAWAGSLPAYDLELHNGELKPRELHVKAGERFKINLHNTGNTPVEFESRSLRQEKVMGPGVESFVVIHPLKPGEYDFFDEFHLPGAQGLVIAE from the coding sequence ATGAAGACAGTACCGATCGGCAAGATAGCGCTGTATGGATTGCTTCTGATGATGTTCGCCGCGGTGACCCAGGCTTGGGCCGGCAGTCTGCCGGCCTACGACCTGGAGCTGCACAACGGCGAACTGAAACCCCGTGAACTCCATGTCAAGGCCGGGGAGCGTTTCAAGATCAATCTGCACAATACCGGCAACACCCCGGTGGAATTCGAAAGCCGTTCCCTGCGTCAGGAAAAGGTGATGGGTCCGGGGGTCGAATCCTTCGTGGTCATCCACCCGCTGAAGCCCGGGGAATACGACTTCTTCGACGAGTTTCATCTACCGGGCGCCCAAGGCCTCGTTATCGCCGAGTGA
- a CDS encoding FTR1 family iron permease: MNEQVLFIVWRESVEAILVVGIAYAWLKQSEARVGLRYLWLGVLGGLVLAGLMGVGLMSAGSFLQGQAQEVFQAAMVLIACALILQMVVWMRAHGRTLKADMQQGLAESVADSRYWGIALLVAIAVAREGSETIVFLYGMGMAQLQAGGITGFVLSAAIGFGLALITFWVLQLGTRVFSWKLFFRITEILLLLLAASLFVSGLERLIGLGVLPAGPDPLWDTSAWLDDGSGLGGILASFAGYRAWPPFAVVVGYAVYWIVVLGLLSWQNHRAPSRHTSHRVSVEPT, encoded by the coding sequence ATGAACGAACAGGTTCTCTTCATCGTCTGGCGCGAGAGCGTCGAGGCAATCCTGGTTGTGGGCATTGCCTACGCCTGGTTGAAACAATCCGAGGCACGGGTCGGACTGCGCTATCTGTGGCTCGGCGTGCTGGGCGGACTGGTGCTCGCCGGGCTGATGGGCGTGGGACTGATGAGCGCCGGCAGCTTCCTGCAGGGTCAGGCCCAGGAGGTCTTCCAGGCCGCCATGGTGCTGATCGCCTGTGCGCTGATCCTGCAGATGGTGGTGTGGATGCGCGCTCACGGGCGCACCTTGAAAGCGGACATGCAACAGGGCCTGGCGGAATCGGTAGCGGATTCTCGCTACTGGGGCATCGCCCTGCTGGTGGCCATCGCCGTGGCCCGGGAAGGCTCCGAAACCATCGTCTTTCTCTATGGTATGGGCATGGCGCAGCTGCAGGCCGGCGGCATCACGGGTTTCGTGCTGTCGGCCGCTATTGGCTTCGGACTGGCTCTGATCACCTTCTGGGTACTTCAGCTTGGCACCCGAGTCTTTTCCTGGAAGCTATTCTTTCGCATCACGGAAATTCTGCTGCTGTTGCTTGCCGCCTCGCTTTTCGTCTCCGGCCTCGAACGGCTGATCGGACTCGGCGTATTGCCCGCTGGCCCGGACCCGCTGTGGGATACCAGCGCCTGGCTGGATGACGGCAGCGGACTCGGCGGCATTCTGGCCTCCTTCGCCGGCTACCGCGCCTGGCCGCCGTTCGCCGTGGTCGTCGGCTACGCGGTCTACTGGATCGTCGTACTGGGGCTGCTGAGCTGGCAGAATCATCGTGCCCCCTCCCGGCATACCTCTCACCGAGTGAGCGTGGAGCCGACCTGA
- a CDS encoding 4Fe-4S binding protein, producing MGACQTATLKHAPRYPRLAALGHGLQHHRKAIQIIQWTVVGFYAVLLLVPAWLPLPGHQAHILSNLTVFAAFVFWGIWWPFVLVSMVLFGRLWCGVFCPEGSLSEAASRVGLGRPIPRWMRWKGWPFVAFLGTTLYGQMASVYQYPTGALVVLGGSTVAAVAVGLVYGKGKRVWCRHLCPVNGVFALLAKLAPLHYHTDKAAWEDFNRRARQGEAVRHAAPDCAPLIPLKQLDSTSDCHMCSRCSGYKDAIQLQARKPGSELITPSRDRPASAWEFALLIFGLLGIAIGAFHWTASPWFVQLKQLSAVWLVNHGWLWPLETTAPWWILTNYPAQNDVFNLLDGALLIGYIFATGLVMATLLSLALALANRILGAWSWARLWHLSYALLPLGGLGVFLGLSTITVTLLRGDGLRMLWVNDARAALLIATSAWCLSLGWKILGQYAMGLRRLLALGGVVLAIGVVLLAWWLMFWGW from the coding sequence ATGGGCGCCTGCCAGACCGCCACATTGAAGCATGCCCCACGCTATCCAAGGCTCGCGGCTCTGGGCCACGGACTGCAGCACCATCGCAAGGCGATTCAGATCATCCAGTGGACAGTGGTGGGATTTTACGCTGTCCTGCTGCTGGTACCGGCCTGGCTGCCCCTGCCGGGCCACCAGGCGCACATTCTTTCCAACCTGACGGTATTCGCCGCCTTCGTGTTCTGGGGGATTTGGTGGCCTTTCGTGCTGGTCAGCATGGTGCTGTTCGGGCGGCTGTGGTGCGGCGTGTTCTGCCCGGAAGGATCGCTTTCCGAAGCCGCCAGCCGGGTCGGTCTGGGGCGTCCCATTCCTCGCTGGATGCGCTGGAAGGGCTGGCCTTTCGTGGCGTTTCTCGGCACCACCCTGTACGGTCAGATGGCCAGCGTCTATCAGTATCCCACCGGGGCGCTGGTGGTACTCGGTGGCTCCACCGTGGCGGCAGTGGCGGTGGGGCTCGTCTACGGCAAGGGCAAACGAGTCTGGTGCCGGCATCTGTGCCCGGTCAACGGCGTCTTCGCCCTGCTCGCCAAGCTCGCACCGTTGCACTACCACACGGACAAGGCCGCCTGGGAAGACTTCAATCGTCGCGCCCGCCAGGGCGAGGCGGTACGTCACGCCGCGCCGGACTGCGCGCCGCTGATTCCTCTCAAGCAGCTCGACAGCACCAGCGACTGCCACATGTGCTCCCGCTGCAGCGGCTACAAGGACGCCATTCAGCTTCAGGCACGCAAGCCGGGCAGCGAGCTGATCACGCCGAGTCGGGATCGTCCCGCCAGCGCCTGGGAATTCGCCCTGCTGATCTTCGGGCTGCTGGGCATCGCCATCGGCGCCTTTCACTGGACCGCGAGCCCCTGGTTCGTCCAGCTCAAGCAATTGAGCGCCGTCTGGCTGGTCAATCACGGCTGGCTATGGCCGCTGGAAACCACCGCCCCCTGGTGGATTCTTACCAACTATCCGGCCCAGAACGACGTCTTCAACCTGCTCGACGGCGCTCTACTGATCGGCTATATCTTCGCCACCGGCCTGGTGATGGCCACGCTCTTGAGCCTGGCTCTGGCCCTGGCCAACCGGATTCTCGGCGCCTGGTCTTGGGCGCGACTGTGGCACCTCTCCTACGCACTGCTTCCCCTGGGCGGCCTGGGGGTGTTTCTCGGGCTTTCCACCATCACGGTGACGCTGCTGCGCGGCGACGGCCTGCGCATGCTATGGGTCAACGACGCTCGGGCGGCGCTGCTGATTGCCACCAGCGCCTGGTGTCTGAGCCTGGGCTGGAAGATTCTCGGTCAATATGCGATGGGGCTACGACGGCTGCTCGCCTTGGGTGGCGTGGTCCTGGCCATCGGCGTGGTGCTGCTGGCCTGGTGGCTGATGTTCTGGGGCTGGTAG
- a CDS encoding iron transporter, with translation MKRLALAAFPLVAIAGQALALEYPIGEPKLENGMEIAAVYLQPVTMEPSGELPADQADIHLEADIHALEDNPNGFAPGAWIPYLDIDYRLTKEGSEEPITGSFMPMMANDGTHYGANVKLDGPGKYHLTYTVKAPQLQRHIDKETGVPEWYDTFEVDYDFVYAGTGKKGGY, from the coding sequence ATGAAACGTCTGGCATTAGCCGCCTTTCCTCTTGTCGCCATCGCCGGCCAGGCCTTGGCCCTCGAGTATCCTATCGGCGAGCCGAAGCTGGAAAACGGCATGGAGATCGCCGCGGTTTATCTACAGCCGGTGACCATGGAACCCTCCGGCGAGCTGCCCGCGGATCAGGCGGATATCCATCTGGAAGCTGACATTCACGCCTTGGAGGACAACCCCAACGGCTTTGCGCCCGGCGCCTGGATTCCTTATCTCGATATCGATTACCGCCTGACGAAAGAAGGCAGCGAGGAACCTATAACCGGGAGCTTTATGCCGATGATGGCCAACGATGGCACTCACTACGGCGCCAACGTCAAGCTCGACGGTCCGGGCAAGTACCACTTGACCTATACCGTCAAAGCGCCGCAGCTGCAGCGTCATATCGACAAGGAAACCGGCGTGCCGGAATGGTACGACACCTTCGAGGTGGACTACGACTTCGTCTACGCCGGGACCGGCAAGAAAGGCGGTTATTGA
- a CDS encoding helix-turn-helix domain-containing protein — MLDEKIENDQDLTLDDLHIGRQIRDLRKAQRITLATLAKKINKSVGYLSQVERGVSSLPIGVLQSISKVLGVRTSWFFHPDETATNEESQYIVRANHRRTMAFSGIGAQEELLSPRLSGQLLLIMTRLEPGGSGGETPRQRKGEEAGYIEAGTLELTIGDQTFLLEAGDSFSLTGDEPHWIRNPGETETRIVWVMSGGEY; from the coding sequence ATGTTGGATGAAAAAATCGAAAACGATCAAGACCTTACGCTCGACGATCTACACATCGGTCGTCAGATCCGCGACTTGCGAAAGGCGCAGCGAATTACGTTGGCAACGTTAGCCAAGAAGATCAACAAGTCCGTGGGCTATCTCAGCCAGGTGGAACGCGGGGTCTCGTCGTTACCCATCGGTGTTCTGCAATCGATCAGCAAGGTCTTGGGCGTACGGACCAGCTGGTTCTTTCATCCCGATGAGACGGCCACGAATGAGGAAAGCCAATACATCGTACGCGCCAATCATCGTCGTACCATGGCGTTTTCCGGTATCGGCGCACAGGAGGAACTGCTGTCGCCGAGGCTCAGCGGTCAGCTGTTGCTTATCATGACCCGCCTGGAGCCCGGTGGCAGCGGTGGCGAAACCCCCAGGCAACGTAAAGGCGAGGAAGCCGGTTACATCGAAGCCGGTACGCTGGAACTCACCATTGGAGACCAGACCTTTCTGCTCGAGGCCGGCGACAGCTTCTCCCTGACCGGCGACGAGCCGCACTGGATTCGCAACCCGGGCGAGACCGAAACACGCATCGTCTGGGTGATGAGCGGCGGGGAGTATTGA
- a CDS encoding BCCT family transporter, which yields MKKTLGHSAGRYRRDGLTTRLFGEYDHTLFWPVLTIYASIMACALLLPEATGATLSGIRDFLIFNFGWAFLLGVGGTLLFCLYLVISPFGDLKLGADDEVPEFSYGAWISMLFSCGFGIGFVFFSVAEPLTHLYESSHVIDMGATGEAAGVAKAVQLTLLDWGMHGWAVFAIAAWAIAFPAYRLGLPLTVATGLYGILGERCNSSIWGRVANGLGIIGTIGGNATMIGLGVSSISYGLNQLFGLELGALGQALVMMVVIVAYVISAATGVERGIKFLSQANMVMAGVILFALLFFGHAPAQYLLNLATQQIGDYFGQVFALQFWSDAGNFEQREWLGWWVVFYWLWYISYIPFCGGFIARISRGRTLREFIVGVILVPMLLAIGWFSIWGGSAGYVEVNGIAPLWESVQQKPESGIYMLLDSMDGGWWLSLIVLFNIVVFAVTTSDSASFFAAMQVSNGVENPKVSMRLLWGVVIGFTGIVFQLAGGFDAIRSLAIVVGTPFFFVGIAYMVSVYRMLKSAKSGGMRNDAIGLFARGLASHIKPVNPSYVKPVDAPDKPQK from the coding sequence ATGAAAAAAACGTTAGGGCATAGCGCCGGACGCTATCGTCGCGATGGTCTCACTACCCGGTTATTTGGTGAATACGATCACACCCTGTTCTGGCCGGTACTCACGATCTACGCCTCGATCATGGCCTGCGCCTTGTTGCTTCCCGAGGCCACCGGAGCGACGCTGTCAGGCATTCGAGACTTTTTGATCTTCAATTTCGGTTGGGCCTTTCTGCTGGGTGTGGGCGGGACACTGCTTTTCTGCCTGTATCTCGTCATCAGCCCCTTCGGAGACTTGAAACTGGGCGCCGACGATGAGGTGCCGGAATTCTCCTATGGTGCCTGGATATCGATGCTGTTCAGCTGCGGTTTCGGCATCGGATTCGTCTTCTTCAGCGTCGCCGAGCCGCTGACCCATCTGTACGAATCTTCCCACGTCATCGACATGGGGGCCACCGGCGAAGCCGCCGGGGTGGCCAAGGCGGTCCAGCTCACCCTGCTCGACTGGGGCATGCACGGCTGGGCGGTGTTTGCCATCGCCGCCTGGGCCATCGCCTTTCCCGCCTACCGGCTGGGTCTTCCGCTTACCGTGGCAACCGGCTTGTACGGCATCCTCGGCGAGCGCTGCAACAGCAGCATCTGGGGCCGTGTGGCCAACGGCCTGGGCATCATCGGCACCATCGGCGGCAACGCCACCATGATCGGCCTTGGTGTGTCGTCCATCAGCTATGGCCTCAATCAGCTGTTCGGGCTCGAGCTTGGCGCCCTGGGCCAGGCCTTGGTCATGATGGTGGTAATCGTCGCCTACGTGATCTCCGCCGCCACCGGGGTGGAGCGCGGCATCAAGTTCTTAAGTCAGGCCAACATGGTCATGGCCGGTGTCATCCTCTTCGCGCTGCTCTTCTTTGGACACGCGCCAGCGCAGTACCTACTGAACCTTGCCACCCAGCAGATCGGCGACTACTTCGGCCAGGTCTTTGCACTGCAGTTCTGGAGTGACGCAGGCAACTTCGAGCAGCGGGAATGGCTCGGCTGGTGGGTGGTTTTCTACTGGCTGTGGTACATCTCCTACATCCCCTTCTGCGGCGGTTTCATCGCGCGCATCTCCAGGGGCCGGACCCTGCGGGAATTCATCGTCGGCGTCATCCTGGTGCCCATGCTGCTCGCCATTGGCTGGTTCAGCATCTGGGGCGGATCCGCCGGTTATGTCGAGGTCAACGGCATCGCCCCCCTGTGGGAAAGCGTTCAGCAAAAGCCGGAATCCGGCATTTACATGCTCCTCGACAGCATGGACGGCGGCTGGTGGCTTAGCCTGATCGTTCTCTTCAATATCGTCGTCTTCGCGGTCACCACCTCGGATTCTGCCTCCTTTTTTGCCGCCATGCAGGTCTCCAACGGCGTGGAAAACCCCAAGGTTTCCATGCGCCTTCTCTGGGGCGTGGTGATCGGGTTTACCGGCATCGTGTTTCAGCTTGCGGGCGGATTCGATGCGATAAGAAGCCTGGCGATTGTGGTGGGGACCCCGTTCTTCTTCGTGGGAATCGCTTACATGGTCTCGGTTTATCGGATGCTCAAATCCGCAAAAAGTGGGGGCATGAGAAATGATGCGATCGGGCTTTTTGCCAGAGGACTTGCCTCTCATATAAAGCCGGTCAATCCCTCCTATGTAAAACCGGTAGACGCACCCGATAAACCCCAGAAATAG
- a CDS encoding LysR substrate-binding domain-containing protein encodes MFSLPPLLWMQAFESAARTLSFTAAGLELGVSQAAISQRIRLLEDRLGQKLFVRHPRSLSLTPAGQAWLPSLQEAFARLDEGTREVFGGVTEALVTLRATPMIQQNWLALRLPGFQHAYPAISLRLISAIWPGDFGPEGADLEIRYGHGDWDGVEAVSLGEETMLPVCAPALAETIHKPEDMAGQTLLHAPGFAVGWPTWWERIGLPGFESCCAALSCDSQMMTLALAARNGGIALSHHRLLEQRDDLVAPLDLAVASDESFWLVRPKRGQPHQEASRLWDWLVEHC; translated from the coding sequence ATGTTCTCCTTGCCCCCACTCCTATGGATGCAGGCCTTTGAGTCCGCGGCCCGCACCCTGAGTTTTACCGCGGCGGGTCTCGAGCTGGGTGTATCCCAGGCGGCAATCAGCCAGCGTATTCGTCTGCTCGAGGATCGCCTGGGGCAGAAGCTGTTCGTACGCCATCCGCGCAGCCTCAGCCTGACCCCGGCGGGACAGGCCTGGTTGCCGAGCCTGCAGGAGGCCTTCGCGCGCCTCGACGAGGGTACCCGGGAAGTCTTCGGTGGCGTGACGGAGGCGCTGGTAACCCTGCGGGCCACCCCGATGATTCAGCAGAACTGGCTGGCGCTGCGGCTGCCGGGGTTTCAACACGCTTATCCGGCCATTTCCCTGCGGCTGATCAGTGCCATCTGGCCCGGCGATTTCGGCCCCGAAGGGGCGGATCTGGAGATTCGCTATGGTCACGGCGACTGGGACGGGGTGGAAGCGGTATCCCTGGGCGAGGAAACCATGCTGCCGGTTTGCGCCCCGGCCCTGGCGGAGACGATCCACAAACCCGAGGACATGGCCGGGCAGACACTACTGCACGCGCCGGGGTTCGCCGTGGGTTGGCCGACCTGGTGGGAGCGGATCGGTTTGCCGGGTTTCGAGTCGTGTTGCGCGGCGCTGAGCTGCGATAGCCAGATGATGACGCTGGCGCTGGCCGCCCGCAATGGCGGCATCGCGCTCAGTCATCATCGTCTGCTCGAACAGCGTGACGACCTGGTAGCGCCGCTGGATCTGGCGGTGGCAAGCGACGAGAGCTTCTGGCTGGTACGCCCCAAGCGGGGGCAACCGCATCAGGAGGCAAGCCGGTTATGGGATTGGCTGGTTGAGCATTGCTGA